The DNA window TCCAGTGCTCGCGACGAGTCCAATCCCGTGAACAACAAGCTTATCAACGTGATAAGTCTGAGGGAAGAAGCCGACATTTTTGTCAGCGGGTATGATTATGCATACTATTAAATAGTTATTCTACTAAACTCCTACGTCACTTTACAGGGTGCAGAAGAACGATCCCATTGTTCTTACAGGGTCTCCATACACAGCGGAGGTTGTCAACTACTACGAGGTCAAGAGCCACGGTCCCAGTACTTTAAGAAATTTGACTGTGTCCCTCTATATTCCCGTGGCCTACCAGCAGTCTGGTTCCACAAATGTTATAAGTATCGTTACGTCCACCCCGAAGATACAGTCCAAGTACTACGATGAACTGCCTATGAAACTCTACTATCAAAATGACGCAATGATCAGGAACATCGCCAAATACCATGAGCAAAGTACTCTGTTCCCCTCCACGGCCCCACAAAATGAGAGTGCCGAGTATCTCGGAGGAAATGTGGATCAAAACTCGAGCATATCGCTGTTGAACGAGAATCTGCCGGTGAATAACACCCTTGTGTTAGACTGCCAGGATTACAACGTCACGATATGCGTCCAGGTGGAAATGCGACTCGAAAGCGGGCTACAACTTAAGCCGGAAGAGCTATCGAACCTGACTGTAAGCTTTATCGTGGATCTCAAGGACGCAGAGGATATCTGGGAGTACTTCGTCATTAAGACCGACTTAAAGGTGTGTAAGATAGGCGATCCCACTTTAAGTTCATTTACCGTGCAAAAGAAGATCCAATCGAACGTTATAAGCAAACATCCTGAAGTTGCCATTTGGAAAATCATTGTGTCCGTGATCGTTGGCATTTTGGTGCTTTCGGCCACAACATATGTCCTTTACAAGGTTCGTATCCATTCGTCTCAGATTTATTTCAGCTCCAAACTGACTTAATTGATTTACTTTATAGCGCGGATTCTTTAAGCGAGCCATCAAAAACGAACTAACACAGTTAATTCGAGATAGTTTTGAGGACGCGATTATAAAGACAGAGGCACAGGAGGATGCTGAGTGTGCGCAGAGTTGGATGaaaatgcaagaaaattaTGAATGAAATAAAGTGGTAATCTTCTCAATTATTCTTCTCAGTTAATGAGGTGAATTtccaattttaaattgttaataatttatttcaataaaaataacgtACAATTCTTAACATAAATAGGTacaatcataaatattttattaaaatgcattgTTATTCTTAATccttgaaaatatttaaaaatctaaTCTAAATTACTAGCACACACTGGCCAAACATGAACAATTTTAGCGATCTTTTAACATACCTATAACATTTAGTCTATGTATATACAATAATATCTATGCCGCCGAAAAAGGCAGttgcacacaaaacacacgaATTTCCCCCAGATAAGCAAGTAAAATGTACTATCTAAGAAGACGTTATACTCGTACACATATGATAACACACATTGCCAAACAGTACATATCGTAGTGAGCCTCGTAGACTACAAAATGTAACTTCGACAGGGACAGGTATAAGTACATATGCTGCGATAGGTTTCTAATTGAGCTGAGGTAAGTGCTCATGATAGGCTTGGATAAAGTAGAGTGGTTGCATTTAGATATGTCTGTGTAAAAGTTGCTTGCAACGTTGCAATATGTATGGCTGACTACACCTAGGAGTTTGTAAAAGTACCGAGTATGTGAATATGTGCACCGCATAAATCAGGCGTTTCaatatgcatatttttggtGGTACCTATTGTATTGACATCGAACGAAAACAGATATTCTATGCGTCTGCCCTTATAGTGTACAATAACAATGAGGCtttctaaataaatacttGTATAAAAATACAGAGAATTTGTGAACTATGTATTGTCAAAATCATTAACACGTACTTAACTGGCGAACCCTcgaataaatatgcataatcTCTGATATCTGTTTCCCAGATCCCAACGCTAGTTCATCAACTTATTTATCACCCACTCCTATGACTAGTTTCCCCATTGAGCACAGTGTGTGACACACACGTTTCATTGGCCTAGACCTTCCACTTTGCTAACACATTGTCTCGTTGAACGGCGGATCCTTTTCCGATTCGGTGCTGCTCTTGATGTTCGACGATAGTTTGGCGATCTCGTCCTGCACCAGGTGGGTGCTGATCTGGGGTATGGATAGCGCCGGATTGCTGCTCTTGGCTGACGAGCCGACGGACTCGTCCGTGCTGGAGCTGCTCTCCTTCAGCACATTCATGCCCAGCTTGCTCGCAAAGGGCTGCGGCTTGAGCGTGGAAATCAGTTTGGCCTGACCAGCCTGGGCCGCCTCCGGTGTCTGAGGCACTGCCTCGGCGGACGGCTGAGACGGCTTGCCCTGGTCGACGCTAAACTGTTTCTTTAGCAGCATCGGACGCACTGGCGGTGCCGGCGCTGCCTGCATCGTCACTGGCCCCGAGGAGCTAAGATCCAGCGAACTAGAGCTCTCCTCTCGCAAACGCCTGCCATCGGCAGCGCCTACCGAGGCGGTACGGATGGGCTGGTAACGCGCCGTGGCAGTGCCGCCCACAGCGCCAACGCTAATGCTAATTCCCGTCGCCGAGTGCGAGTCGCCGGCGTCCAACGAGGGCTCCGCCGTCAGCGAGGGTGTGTCCACATTATAGGAGCCCGTCAGCGAAGTGTTTGTCTCGTTGGAGCTCTGCTTGATAAAGCGGTACGGATGCGCCGAGTAGTCCGTTTCCGTGCTGGAGTTCTTCTGCAGACTCTCACTGGACTTCTTGAACAGCCGACCCTCGTACGGCGGATTAAGGAAGTCACTGGTGGCCCGTGTGGGCACCAACGGTGAGGGATACGTTTGCTGCTCCATCGAGGAGTTGCGCTGCCAGGGGCGCTCGTTCTTCAATTGAAAGCCGCTCGAGATACCGGCCATGGCACCGCAGCTACCGGCCCCGCTGGTATCGCTACTATCGCCTCCGCCGGCACCGCCACCTCCGCCACCGCCCATCAGGTCACCATCTACCGAGGGCTTCGAAGGTGACAGCTCCACGGCGGTCTCTCGGCGCAGCGGGTAGCGATGGCTGTAGTCTATGGATACGCCAATCTGTGGAGGATTACGTTCGTGAGTATTTGATAGAGAGTTATAGATAGACCACATTACCTCGAATCCCTGGGCGCTGGCATCAATTGAGCCGCGGGACTCGATCAGTCCCTCTAGAATCATGTAGTCGTTCTCTTCGCACTCCTTCAGATGCTTCTTCTCCAGCAAAGCCGCAGCTTCAGCCCGCGACATTTCTGTTTTGGGCCGGTCCAAAGAAGCTGTCATTTAAATGGGGTAAAACAAGCGTGAGTTGGgttgcaaattcaataaaaaatcGTGTGTGATGGCATTCATTTCGCTTTGGTGGCGGCGGAAGCAAGGCAATGATACGGGTATTGCGCATTCACCCGGTTAGTTACACACTTTGCTCACGGTTGTTGAAACGCCTCGATGGTAAGCAAAAAACGGGTGACTAGGGCTCATTCGGATTCATTGGATAACCTTGTGCTCCTCGCGGCTTTTGGGCCTGGCTTACCTTTGTTACTTGGCAGGGATACCGTGGGCGATGCAATCATGTGGCAGACGCTCTCCAGCTCGTCCGTGATCGAGGTGTACTCGCTGTGCAGTTTCAGCAAGATATTTCTGGAGGGTTTCGCATGCAATACTGATTTACCTAGAGTTCGGAGTTCGTGGTTAGGTTCAAAGAAAAGATGTGTGCGAgagaacaaacaaaataaaaacttcaTTCGGTTATGGTTAAAGTGCtaatttgttggccaaatcgGTTTGCTggattggtttggtttggtttggattGGTTTTCGtctaattttttttggattaGGTGGAATGGAGTGACGGGTTTAGTAGCCTGAATTTTGAGCGCAGATCAGAGGCTGGCACGGTTTCCATCCTTCGATGGTTGCTTACCCGGATGTGCGGATCCCTGGCCCACGGGCGTATCCTTGTCGCTGTCCGGTTCCGATTGTGTGAGGCTCATCTGGCGGCGGGACAACGAGGCCAGCTGGTTGAGGCTGATGTGCGACCGGTTTATGTCCGCCCCGGTTAAGGAGTACGTTTCCGAGTTGCGGCGACACAGGGATACCGTGCGCTGTCGCAGTGCTCGATGTCTGGCAGCTGTTTGCGATAAAAAGATACTTTTATACTCATTCCATACTTATAAGACCTTCTTGGGGATAGAGAACAGCGAACAGGACACATTGCAGTGAAGGCTGTGCGATTAGGACATTACCCTCAAAGTTGATGTCTGGCGTCGCATCATCAGAGTTGTCGCCTCCGACGAGCGTCTggtcgtcgtcgttgttgcCCATGGGCGTCAGAGTGTCCTTGCTCTCCGTGCTGGCATCCGTATCCTGGCGCACCGTCACGTACGGAGTCCGTTTAACCGTCTCACAGGTCGATGGACGCTGCGACACCGGAATGTAGATGTCCGAGTCCACCTCCGACTGCATCGACGCCTTGCGGACCACCTGCTCGTTGAGGGCCTCACGTGACTTGACCACTTCGTCCGGTTCCTCCGGCAGAGGCACCACCTCAAAGTGCGTGCCCTCGTCGAAGATGTAGGCATCAGGACGGACCTCGGTCAGCGAACGGTTAAAGCGGCGCCGGGTTGTGACCTGGATACATTCAACACAAGTGtgtgcacagaaagaaaaaaatagtATGTCATCGgttcaataatttatttcacataaaacattttctaacataaaatttcaaagtataaataacaaataaatagaGACAAACTAATTTGAATCATACTAATAATTGCTAGCGgtcacaaaaattaaaagattcTGGATATAAAAGAGAGCCCACAAAACGTATAATAAATGTGATGTCAAAGAGCCTGGGGGCTAAAGCATATTCGAAGCAATCTATTTATTGGATCGAAGAATATCAAGTTCAGAATGACATTTTCTGTCCCAGTGTGCTTGGTATTGCTGCGATATGTAATTCAAACGCACCTGGAGCGAATTCAAATTCAGACCGGCACCCAGACCAAGTGGAACGATGgctcctccaccaccaccaccaccaccaccactgccaCCGCCAGCACCATTTCCTCCGCCGCCGACGCCACCGCCCTCCGTGTCCGAAATGGAGATGGTGCGCATGCGCTGCATCTCTCCGGGAATGTTAATCGTCGAGCCGCGCAAATCATCCGCACCAGCCGTGTGTGTCGACATGAAGCGATGTATGACGGCCAAATGCGAGAGTATCTGCTCCGAGGATTCCTCCATCTTTCGCAATCGGAACTCGATGTTCTGCAAAAGACACATGAAAAGTGGTAAGAAATCGAATTTAATTTCCACAGCATATTCAGCGTATATGCATGATAGTTGTTGGAAAAGCTGCAACGGCTGCAGTAAATGGTCATTCGGACGTGTCcaattttcaattcaaatgTAAAATCGTGCTGTCAGAACCCATGTTACTTCGGATAACACGAATCACActggaaatttgcataaaaatgcaaacacaGCATTGGGATAAATGTCGAAGCAGGTGGGATGATGGTGGGTACTGATGTCTACGCACCTGAACGGTGGCCGTTTGAATGTTTTCCTTCTGATTGATGTCCTCGATTTTCTGAGACATGGTCTCCACTCGCTCCGTGGTGTTCTTCACCCGCTCGTCCGTCGACTGATTAAGGATGATTTCCTGTTCGTGAAAGAAGCCCTCGACGCACTCCTCCTCGAAGTCGTACAGCCGCTCCAGGTCGTCCTTTTCCAGGAACAGTTTGAGACCATTGTCCCGCTGCACCTCCAATCCTGCGGATTGCCGATCAAGTGGACACATGTTACATGGCGAGTCAGGGCATAAAAGTACGGGCGAAAACCAAGAAtgaacaataacaacagcgcCCGGGGCAATGGGAGTGCACAATGGAATCGAAATGGAAAGTGTGGCAAATCGTTTCGCCATAACCCAATTAGGAggtgttgttattgttgtcgcCAAGTGGCAAGGTTGATTTCAATACAAAAGAGCaggtggcgtatacgtaatgcagTTAGTTACAGAAGCACACACAGTCGACACAGTTGGGGCAGGCACGCAGGGAGAAAAGTTAGATATTTGTACATTATTGCTGCTCGGCTGACAATGCCACAGACACGATTGACTCACAGGGAACAAAGCTAAACTTGCTCATCCCGGGCTCACCTTTCGCCTTCCGCACACAGTACTTGAGCAGCGAGTAGAAGTGGCACAGCGCGATGAAGGGCGGCGGCAGGACGGGCTTCTGCTGGTACTCCATCACCACAGTGAATCGCTGGAACATCCACACCTAAAGGCACAAATCATACCaaattatgaatatattttacgaGTAAATATGTGGCCATTTATGGCATATCagcataaaatgtaaattgtaaaGCATCAAACCTCATGGATTCGATCACAACACTCACCTGATGCGAAACCGAGTTGACCTCGTTGAAGATATTGTTGAATACGGCGATGAGCAAATTTATCAGCAGAATATTGGCAATCAAGAGGTACATGGACATGGTTATCGGCGTTACCCAATGGCCTGTAATCCAATTAGTTGGTGTGTTGGTGTTAAAAGTGCGGCATCAATACTCGCATGTATTCAGTGGCCGCCATCTGGATTCGGGGGCCACATACTCACCAGTGACGCAGCCCGGCTGGCTGGGATCCTCGCCGCAGGGAGGGTCGATATCGCCGGCGAACACCTCTCCGTACAGCATGAAGTAGGGCTGGAAGATGACCTGGAGAACGATAAATTAAAATGACCATTAAAGCGCCATCTGTTGGAGCCGGGGGGCATCGCCATCGAGACATGAGACATGGGCGGGCGTAATTCAATTTGCGCCAGTCGCCCAACATAAATGCAAGTTATACACATTGAAACacagtttggttatttttagcCATCACCTGACGATATTTGTGTGggggggttggggttggggttggtgttggtgttggggTTTTGGGGGTGGGCtggtgtctgtgtgtttgggATGCAagttatttgatttttaattttctggGACTTTTCATTCGAAATTGGAAACAGCATGctaaatatttacacatcGATGTCTCCCCATCTCATTTGCATATAACAGCTGGATTAATGCAAATGCTCTTTGATTAAAACTCTAATATTTGCCTTATAACTATCATCACTTATTCATTGCTGACCTAGGGCTAATATTTGCATTACACTGCTGCAGGCGGCTTAAATTATTTAGCAtgcaaaactgaaaaatggAATTAAATCAACGTTGAAGATGTCGAGCAGAAAAACAcgaaatttaaagaaaaatcaGAGGGGTGAGGGCTtgttataaatattcataagCGAAAACAGAGTACACACATTTACCTTAAAGAGGCACAGAGCTGGTCTAAATACTAGTTTGTACATCATGCAGAATTGAAAATACGGATTGAAATTAATGCATTGGACCGGAAAGAAGGAGTGGAGTCTCGGCTCGCCGAACCTGGCCAAACCCTTGCAAATTCAACACGGATTAGGTTTGACAGTCTTAAGTGGCAGATTCCAAACGGACTTAACAGTTTCCTTTGCAAGAGTCGAAAAGGAAAAGGTGGGGATGCGAGATTTCGGAGCAGAAGTAGGCTTTGGGGATCAAGAGACAGAGGAGAGAGCAAAAGATACACAGGTAcgagtatacgagtataaaCATTTTGGGGACACAGTCGAACTTCCAACGGAGTTAAAAGTAGATAAAAACGGGGTCCACATAAAACTCAGGTTGAAATAGAATACTTGGCACACATTGATCTCCATCAAGACACAACATCAACTATAGACCACACCAATATGCAGCAGATATATCtgagtattattattattatatttttttttttttaatttattttggcagACGCATCTAGGGCATTCTACAGTCGGCTCTCTATATAGCAAACCAAGTTCATCAATCACAAATGGCGTTACATTTGTCAAGTTGCCGCTCGTCAAATTCGAATGCTCATTGTGGGTGGGCGGAGTTGCAGATGTTGCCGCCGGAACTGTGGAGCTGGAACCGGTGGTGGAGCTGGCTGCAGTGGTGGTCACTGGTGGAGCACCCATTGTATGATAGCCACGATGATAGCTGGAACGGGTATTGTGCCCCAGGGCACCTAGAAATCCGGGCGCCGTTATGGAGCCGGCAATAACCTGGcattttggcaattttcaAGAACATTTAACGGGCGATTTATGCGATTAATGCGATTAATGCGATTTATATGACAAAGATGGTTAGTGAAGGCAATAAAGTGATAGATTTGAGTTCGAAATGTGGCGGACAAATGACAGAATGacagaaagaaagaaagaagagTATAATACGAGACAGTCAATTTGAGCGTCATTTGTTCGGTGATTTTGATTAAATTCTAGTTAGTCAACTACTTAATGTAAAGTGGATTGAATGGAGCACCAATCGACAAAACTACTCGTACGTAAAAATGATTTGCTTGCACCACTACTGAGGAACGCAGGCCAAAAACTTGCTTTGCTTGCTATTAAGTAAATGTATGTACTCCGCATCGTtaggtatgtatatatttaaagttaaaGCTGCAATTGAAATCGTCGAAAGGACACACTCGCTTTcactgtgtgtgagtgtgtcgGTTTGTGTTAATGAGGCTGACATACGCACATACACTCAAATCGGGGGATTAGTTTATTTACAGAAAGTCGACAGGACATATGTGTAGCATACAGCGGTATATATATAGCTTACCTCCTTGATGAGACTCCAGGTGGGTTGTTTGTCGGGGAAGAGAATCGCTTGTCTGCTGACACCAAAGCTCATCAACACAACCGCCAATAGGACCACGAAGTAAATCATGTTTTTCACCATTTTGCCCATCATAGTGACCAGTGGtcctgaaatattttataatataaaagcTACTTCTCCGCTTTCTTTATTGAAtggctttttttttacaagGAATATAACAATGCAAACTAAGTACTAAAGGGTCAATTGTAATGGTGTTCGGTAGAGATTTATATACCTCATATGTACGCCTTATTTATTGGCTTAATTTAGCTTACGGAACTAAAGACTCACCCAGATATTTATTCACGCCAAGAATGTTCAGTATTCGCAGGTACCAGTATATGCTGTCCACACAGTAGATAACTCGTCCAATATCCATCGTATTCGGCCGGAATCGAAATGCCAAACCGATGACAAAGAGTATAATGGCTGCTCCGTCGCACGGATTCCACAtattccacgcccacaccgaGAACTTATGCCTGCTCGCCGAATTCGAATTAATGGCGCCCAACGAGGAATCGTTAATTCAAGCGTAAGAGGCACATATTGAAGACATAAAGTAATGGAAATTCGCACAACTGTGAAATACGCCCAGCTTCATTTGCACTCATCGCCAGATGCAATTAAACACAAATGATTGAGGTGTGCGGGTATAGGGGTCTACTTACGTAATGGCCACCGGTTCGGAGGATATTATTTCGCGCACCTTTTCGAAGCCCAGCGTTGTGATATATGCTATCGAGTACCACTCCTGCCAACGCGGCATATTCTCCATCTTCACCAGCACAGTGAAGGAGAACATTATGAGAAAGAACATATAGGCAATCTGCAATGGAAAACGGAGGGTTTAGAAACTGAGAAATTGGCCATGAAAATTGGTTGAAAGCTACAATAGCTATGATATACCTATCTCCAGAAAAAAATACCTACTCGATTGAGTCGAATATGAAAATTATAACTATGatcaaaaactatttatatacatatactacCTTTCGCCCAGTGCACTTGCATCGGAAATGAATCCAGCAAGCTCGATAGTAATTTCCGCCACTTACCGAATCCGCCCAGAACTTGGTGATGGGTGCCGTGTAGAACTCGTAGAACTTCTTTTTCAGGCGCAGCGGCTGGTGCTGTTTCACCTCATTGTACTCGGAAAGATTGAAGAACTCTCGAAATTGGGCGGGATCTGAGTCGGTGAGTGAGACCTGTGGGGAAATGACGACGGTATTAGTGGGCCAGCAGGGGCGAAAGTGAAGGCCGAGTGGCGCTTGATAGTTTTCGGACTTAATTAAATCATCAATGTGCAGTGAACATTCAAAGAGAGCCACGTGGGGATATATTACATTGGGGAATTGGGTATACGCCCCGTTGAATCGGCGTGTCAAATGTGATTTAGTTGGCTGTCTAATTAATTTGCTGGTGTTTTAGGCTCGATTTGCTATTGCTATTTATACGCGTGTTTAGTTTCCAGACACAACATGCAGAACAAATTAATGAAGTTAAGCATTATgcaaatcaaaatgttttaGCCGCAGGGTGTTCGAAATGTGCTGACAAAAAGTAGCATAGAGCAACTGTACTACTGAGGTAAATCGAGAAGGATTTAATAAAAGGTGTACTGTTGAATTCACACATTTTCTACGCATACATTTTCGCAAATGAAGCTACGAAATGCGCATTCCAAAAGGGAATAATATGAGGCAAAACTACTAAAGCCAGTTACAGAAATGccattgaaatgaaaatatctTGTGGAAGTGGGAGTAAATTATATCCGGGTTCAACTAACTTTGGAGGGCTGTTCTTCCGCTCCAGCAGTGAGATTAACCTGTAAAATTGATACGATACAAGTACTAGGACATTAGAATGGCGTGTGCGGTTTTCAATTGCAAAAATATCCATCCCTATGCAGATGGGTGTCtgagtacgagtacgagtataaCTGATGTGCTGACTGGGTGATACCATAATGTCATATGTAGAGTTTTCAGGTGTCTTTGTCTAGGAATCGAGCTACAATAACCAAaggggaaataaaaataaacaaagggGAACggcatttctttttctgttcTGTGCTGTCACTTTAAGTTTACAAAATGTTATGGTCGAGCAAAATGGCAGTCTTATCGCATTCTGAGTCGAACATTTCGATGGAAAAATACGAGTAGGTGGTGTATGAAGAGCTGGTTTGTGTTGGTTGTTTCATTGGTTGGTTGATTggttggttttgtttgtttgtttggttgtttTGTGGAGCTACTcactttgccattttcgtGTACTTTTGTATCGCGCACTGAGTAAGAATCCGCCAATAGAGCCTGCAACGGTTCACGCACATTTTTCGCATTTATCAGATATGTAATCACTCTTTAGTTTTACTTTCTAAAGGGTTTTGAGCGGTGATCTTTGGACATAGTACTTTAGTTCAGATGAAGAAGTGGTTGTGTGGAGGTGTGTGTTTTAGGTACAGGTTTCCATAATGATTTGTGGTGCAGGAAAGATTTTAAGTTGAAAGTATTGCAAATACTTCATCACACATACGTAGGCATTCCACAGATATGTACATGGGGGCGAACAAACTACtattaaatacatttcctCTTGCACTCAATGgactttaatttgatttggtGATTAACAGATTAACCCCTTCCAATAGAAAAGTGGGTGGCGATGGAGCCTGAGCTTGTGCAGTGCCCCAGTAACtgaaaaacaatatttgcaCAAGTGCCTTGCCTCCTCTCGAGTCATTCAGTGAGTAGTTTGACATAGACCTGATGGCATTTGATGTGGTTTTGTTGGCAACGAATGCTGGGGGATAATGCTTAGAGTGGGGTTTGTGCCGAGATTATTACTTAATTTAACTTTAAGCCAGCTCTTGGCTGTTGCCAATGAATGTCATTACGCTGCTAATGGATATTCGCACTTAATTCGAACTAAAGAGgactttaaaattttatggGAAGCATTAGAGGCAAAAGCTACTCGAATGTAACGAGGGCGGGCAATATTCGGTAACTTACATCTGTTGAATTCGAGACACTCTTAAAGGAGGGCGAGCTGTTTTCAGCTGGTATAAGCTTGCACTTTGGGAAAATACACATTCAAATGATGGTTAGTGGtgaacaaaaaattacattaaaaactGGGCGAAAtgtaatgaattttaaatgagTTCCCAATTTTTAGTGGCCACATTTCAGGGCTGTGAGTTGTACTAAACTATCGAAGGAGATGAAAAGAGCACGTGTTTGTGCTCCCGATTGATTGGGCTGttctataaataatatagTAAATCAACATAATCAATAAAACACATTATTCGAAAGCCCCTTAGAAGAAAATTcgttaatttcaaaaataactGGAGCAGAAAAAGTGTAGCAACTCCTGCACCAAAAccaaatattgatttttcttgtttttgtctTCTCAGGAGTGCCTCAGAAATATTTATTCCTTTGAAATCCCTTTCAATGGCACCAAAGAGTATCTTCTAGTAAAAATAATCTTGGCAAAAATTCTGACGATGATGTACACTTTAAAAACGTTGTATTGTGCAAGGGAATTATATAGCTTATGTGGTCTTCCTGCACGTCgcttttaaaatttaaattcataaaaacaTGTATACCAAATTACGATACAGATCAAAGAACAAGTATGTATGAATCGAGTAGTGTAGACAGATAGTTCGGTTTCGAAAGcaaacaaagtaaataaagtATAGTTTTGTGATTTGCCAACCAGAACATATACAAAGATACAGAGATACAGAGATAGAGAGATAGAGTCAGAAACAGAGCAGAGACAGCAAAGAGAACATATACATGTGTGTATGCATATAGATATAGACGACTTGAACACCAAAGAAACGGAAGTCAAGTATTTGGCATAGATCTGATTGATTGTTACTACCTTGTCGCGATTATTAGCACCCGCGCCCATGCTATATCTCAAGGAAATGGATCTTTTGGCTTTTAAAAGGGCGCTCTATAAACAGACAGATTTGAATTTAGGATTGATGAACAGCAGAGCGATAATTTGGTCAGTGGTTAATGGTAAACGTTAGACGTAAGGTTAGTAGATAAAATTGAATACTGAAATTGAAACTAAACGCTGACGCTGAAAACGAATAAGGCACACATTTAGGACTGGCACATATAGACAACGaaaccaaattaaattgaatgtTAGTAAGAAATGAacaaaataactttaaattacTGAAAACACAAAGCCAAATACCTCGGCATCCGGCTGCGAACGATCCGAGTCGTCATTGTCCAGATTCTGGTTTTCCAGATGCTCCTCCTCAGTCTGCGGCatctgctgcagctcctccttcGACTTGAAGTCAAGCTGCCTGATGTACAATGGCATCGCCAAGCCCAAGATGACCTGGATGCAGCACACAACACCCATTTGTAAGGCAAGCACAAAATCAGAGGTCGAGTGATTATAAGTCATACCTTGAAGTTGGTATTCTTGCGGGTTCGCAGTCCACCCATCCACAGATCCGCCAGGATCACCTGACTACAGGGATGAGCGAGAAGGGCACGATGGTTGGCCGCCACAGCCAGCGAAAGGCAGCTCTGATTTGACCAGGAGTGCAGCTCGCAGGTCAGCAGTCTTTGCGCCTTTTCCGCATCCTGTCGGTAACTGAAGTCCAGCAGCTTGTTGCCTAgcatagaaaataataa is part of the Drosophila yakuba strain Tai18E2 chromosome 2R, Prin_Dyak_Tai18E2_2.1, whole genome shotgun sequence genome and encodes:
- the LOC6530503 gene encoding transient receptor potential cation channel trpm isoform X15, which gives rise to MLGKFTSNHVQVYHQYSRPVPVKKPVKHQPRSWIETNFQKRECIKFIPCPKDDTKCCCGQAQITHQTIPGIESGSPGDLWLPTKHTRPQPTDAYGTIEFQGGAHPTKAQYVRLSFDTRPELLVQLFTKEWNLELPKLLITVQGGKANFDLQAKLKKEIRKGLLKAAKTTGAWIFTGGTNTGVTKQVGDALLLEGQQRTGRVVSIGIAPWGIVERNHELLGHNREVPCHSISSPRSKLAVLNNRHAYFLLVDNGTQAKYGAELILRRKLEKFISNLKLHPSKNHWLKTNVTHSSTPVVCLVIEGGTNTIRAVLEYVTDSPPVPVVVCDGSGRAADLLAFVHKYASDGEEQPVLESMRDYLIGTIQKTFEVGLDQSEKLYQELLQCTRNKNLITVFRIQEKPEGEAQELDQTILTALFKSQHLSPPEQLSLALTWNRVDIARSEIFVYGQEWPNGALDEAMMQALEHDRIDFVKLLLENGVSMKKFLTIPRLEELYNTKHGPANTLGYILRDVRPHIPKGYIYTLHDIGLVINKLMGGAYRSYYTRRKFRPIYAKVMNSYANACRKSSTYQYQRYAGANSLSLVTGLLPFTSEMALFEFPFNELLIWAVLTKRQQMALLMWTHGEEALAKSLVSCKLYKAMAHEAAEDDLDTEIYEELRSYAKEFESKGNKLLDFSYRQDAEKAQRLLTCELHSWSNQSCLSLAVAANHRALLAHPCSQVILADLWMGGLRTRKNTNFKVILGLAMPLYIRQLDFKSKEELQQMPQTEEEHLENQNLDNDDSDRSQPDAESALLKAKRSISLRYSMGAGANNRDKALLADSYSVRDTKVHENGKVNLTAGAEEQPSKVSLTDSDPAQFREFFNLSEYNEVKQHQPLRLKKKFYEFYTAPITKFWADSIAYMFFLIMFSFTVLVKMENMPRWQEWYSIAYITTLGFEKVREIISSEPVAITHKFSVWAWNMWNPCDGAAIILFVIGLAFRFRPNTMDIGRVIYCVDSIYWYLRILNILGVNKYLGPLVTMMGKMVKNMIYFVVLLAVVLMSFGVSRQAILFPDKQPTWSLIKEVIAGSITAPGFLGALGHNTRSSYHRGYHTMGAPPVTTTAASSTTGSSSTVPAATSATPPTHNEHSNLTSGNLTNVIFQPYFMLYGEVFAGDIDPPCGEDPSQPGCVTGHWVTPITMSMYLLIANILLINLLIAVFNNIFNEVNSVSHQVWMFQRFTVVMEYQQKPVLPPPFIALCHFYSLLKYCVRKAKGLEVQRDNGLKLFLEKDDLERLYDFEEECVEGFFHEQEIILNQSTDERVKNTTERVETMSQKIEDINQKENIQTATVQNIEFRLRKMEESSEQILSHLAVIHRFMSTHTAGADDLRGSTINIPGEMQRMRTISISDTEGGGVGGGGNGAGGGSGGGGGGGGGAIVPLGLGAGLNLNSLQVTTRRRFNRSLTEVRPDAYIFDEGTHFEVVPLPEEPDEVVKSREALNEQVVRKASMQSEVDSDIYIPVSQRPSTCETVKRTPYVTVRQDTDASTESKDTLTPMGNNDDDQTLVGGDNSDDATPDINFEAARHRALRQRTVSLCRRNSETYSLTGADINRSHISLNQLASLSRRQMSLTQSEPDSDKDTPVGQGSAHPGKSVLHAKPSRNILLKLHSEYTSITDELESVCHMIASPTVSLPSNKASLDRPKTEMSRAEAAALLEKKHLKECEENDYMILEGLIESRGSIDASAQGFEIGVSIDYSHRYPLRRETAVELSPSKPSVDGDLMGGGGGGGAGGGDSSDTSGAGSCGAMAGISSGFQLKNERPWQRNSSMEQQTYPSPLVPTRATSDFLNPPYEGRLFKKSSESLQKNSSTETDYSAHPYRFIKQSSNETNTSLTGSYNVDTPSLTAEPSLDAGDSHSATGISISVGAVGGTATARYQPIRTASVGAADGRRLREESSSSLDLSSSGPVTMQAAPAPPVRPMLLKKQFSVDQGKPSQPSAEAVPQTPEAAQAGQAKLISTLKPQPFASKLGMNVLKESSSSTDESVGSSAKSSNPALSIPQISTHLVQDEIAKLSSNIKSSTESEKDPPFNETMC